A single region of the Pontibacter kalidii genome encodes:
- a CDS encoding DUF5329 family protein encodes MKSKMKAYVLLGFILCVGIASPQIASAQSDTAATTENSTLKLTEAQKVEHLIQRIAKMEGATFIRNGSEHTCRQAAEHLESKWEKHRDSIKTAKGFVEELASRSGLTGQDYLIRFADGTTKTTNEVLLAELNQLEQ; translated from the coding sequence ATGAAATCGAAGATGAAGGCATACGTGCTGCTGGGTTTTATACTTTGCGTTGGAATTGCCTCCCCGCAAATTGCCTCGGCACAGTCTGACACCGCAGCCACGACAGAAAATAGCACCCTTAAACTGACCGAAGCCCAGAAAGTGGAGCACCTGATACAGCGGATTGCCAAGATGGAAGGGGCAACCTTTATCCGCAACGGCAGCGAGCATACCTGCCGCCAGGCTGCCGAGCACCTGGAGTCGAAGTGGGAAAAACACCGGGATAGTATAAAAACAGCCAAAGGCTTCGTAGAGGAGCTTGCCTCCCGCTCCGGCCTCACCGGACAGGATTATCTGATACGCTTTGCCGACGGCACCACCAAGACAACTAACGAGGTGCTGCTGGCAGAACTTAACCAGCTGGAGCAGTAG
- a CDS encoding SpoIIAA family protein, protein MLQLLEQSKDDLVAFRISGNVNRSDYNVMLPLLQERINQHGKIRVYAEVQDVADYTLRALWEDIKFDIKHASDFSKVALVGDKKWIDWLTIMAKPFTSADVKYFDHSQRQLAWEWINV, encoded by the coding sequence ATGCTACAGCTACTCGAACAATCTAAGGACGACCTGGTCGCTTTCCGGATCTCCGGCAACGTGAACCGCAGCGACTATAACGTAATGCTGCCCCTGCTGCAGGAGCGTATCAACCAGCACGGCAAGATCAGGGTGTATGCCGAGGTGCAGGACGTGGCGGATTATACGCTGCGGGCGCTGTGGGAAGATATCAAATTCGACATCAAGCACGCCTCAGACTTCAGCAAGGTGGCTTTGGTGGGGGATAAGAAATGGATTGACTGGCTGACCATCATGGCCAAGCCTTTTACCAGTGCCGATGTAAAGTATTTTGACCACTCGCAGCGCCAGCTTGCCTGGGAGTGGATTAATGTGTGA